A single genomic interval of Natronoarchaeum philippinense harbors:
- a CDS encoding helix-turn-helix domain-containing protein — MKYLRLALALPPEQRHPMHQFVVESDEYGPSRQLHWSVGVDGSISTIFRVEGDPDEYVDALAAVDSVESYHVAPSGGEFYLYIREDLPERERQITTALDHEGLLIVPPIVYRVDGCGEFTLVGTSEAVQNAVDAVPEPIDVEVLEVGQYSAQPFDHATDLTDRQREAVRAAIECGYYETPRSGSVEDVADTLSCAPSTAAEHLRKAESSVMRRLVTNSDAGASR, encoded by the coding sequence ATGAAGTATCTCCGACTCGCGCTGGCGCTGCCGCCCGAGCAGCGGCATCCCATGCACCAGTTCGTCGTCGAGAGCGACGAGTACGGCCCCTCACGGCAGTTACATTGGAGCGTCGGCGTCGACGGGTCGATCTCGACGATCTTTCGCGTCGAGGGCGACCCCGACGAGTACGTCGACGCGCTGGCGGCTGTCGACTCCGTCGAGTCGTATCACGTCGCGCCGTCCGGCGGCGAGTTTTATCTCTACATCCGCGAGGACCTCCCCGAGCGCGAGCGCCAGATCACGACGGCGCTCGACCACGAGGGACTGCTCATCGTGCCGCCGATCGTCTATCGGGTCGACGGCTGTGGCGAGTTTACCTTGGTCGGCACGTCCGAGGCGGTCCAAAACGCCGTCGACGCGGTGCCAGAGCCGATCGACGTGGAAGTGCTCGAAGTCGGCCAGTACAGCGCGCAGCCGTTCGATCACGCGACTGACCTGACCGATCGCCAGCGCGAAGCCGTTCGCGCCGCGATCGAGTGTGGGTACTACGAGACGCCCCGATCGGGGTCTGTCGAGGATGTCGCCGACACGCTGTCGTGCGCGCCGAGCACCGCCGCCGAACACCTCCGGAAGGCCGAATCGTCGGTGATGCGTCGGCTCGTCACCAACTCGGACGCCGGGGCGTCGCGCTGA
- a CDS encoding NADH-quinone oxidoreductase subunit D has protein sequence MSLEHDADAAVPSERGVADRAEALLGERVLDREHHVNAEGIVIRPDEVQSVLSTLREEAGFDHLACVTAQQYEDRYESIYHLRSYDDPTRELSVVVPTSADDPVSESAAPVFTTADWHEREAYDLVGIEYEDHPDLRRILLPETWQGHPLREEFNQERPQLVAYRENDNPVEAKRKASESDGTETMLLNIGPHHPATHGVMHLETVLDGETVVDVEPDIGYIHRCEEQMCQQCTYRHQIMPYPDRWDWGGAGMCNEWAYARVAEDLADLDVPEYAQVIRTMCAEFSRILGHLLATGAYALDVVGDFTATFMYSTRDREVVQKIVEDLTGQRLMFNYFRLGGVAWDLPEPREEFFEQVREFLNELPRRLEEYHDLLSNNEFLQARAVDTGVLEPEVAKQYGCTGPVARGSGIDYDLRRDDPYGYYEELDWNVVVRDGCDNYSRLLVRMEEIAESGKIIEQCIDLLEEWPEDDREIQSNVPRTIKPDPDTEIYRAVEAAKGELGIYIRADGTDKPARFKIRGPSFSNLQSLPEFGSGGYVADLIASLGSLDTIMGEVDR, from the coding sequence ATGTCTCTAGAGCACGACGCCGACGCCGCCGTACCGTCCGAGCGAGGAGTTGCCGACCGCGCCGAGGCGCTGCTGGGTGAGCGCGTTCTCGACCGGGAGCACCACGTCAACGCCGAGGGGATCGTTATTCGGCCCGACGAGGTCCAGAGCGTCCTCTCGACGCTGCGCGAGGAGGCCGGCTTCGACCATCTCGCCTGCGTGACCGCCCAGCAGTACGAGGACCGCTACGAGTCGATCTACCACCTGCGGAGCTACGACGACCCGACACGGGAACTCAGCGTCGTCGTGCCGACCAGCGCCGACGACCCCGTCAGCGAGAGCGCAGCGCCCGTGTTTACGACCGCCGACTGGCACGAGCGCGAGGCCTACGACCTCGTCGGGATCGAGTACGAGGACCACCCCGACCTGCGCCGCATTCTGCTGCCCGAGACGTGGCAGGGCCACCCGCTCCGAGAGGAGTTCAATCAGGAGCGCCCGCAGCTGGTCGCGTACCGCGAGAACGACAATCCCGTCGAGGCAAAGCGCAAAGCCAGCGAGAGCGACGGCACCGAGACGATGCTGCTCAACATCGGTCCGCACCACCCCGCGACCCACGGAGTGATGCATCTCGAAACGGTGCTCGACGGGGAGACGGTCGTCGATGTCGAGCCCGACATCGGCTACATCCACCGCTGCGAGGAGCAGATGTGCCAGCAGTGTACGTATCGCCACCAGATCATGCCCTACCCCGACCGCTGGGACTGGGGCGGCGCCGGGATGTGCAACGAGTGGGCCTACGCCCGCGTCGCGGAGGATCTGGCCGATCTGGACGTGCCCGAGTACGCGCAGGTGATCCGGACGATGTGTGCCGAGTTCAGCCGCATCCTCGGACACCTGCTGGCGACCGGCGCGTACGCGCTCGACGTCGTCGGCGACTTCACCGCGACGTTCATGTACTCGACGCGGGACCGCGAGGTCGTCCAGAAGATCGTCGAGGACCTGACCGGCCAGCGCCTGATGTTCAACTACTTCCGACTCGGCGGCGTCGCGTGGGACCTGCCCGAACCCCGCGAGGAGTTCTTCGAGCAGGTCCGGGAGTTCCTCAACGAACTCCCTCGCCGACTGGAGGAGTACCACGACTTGCTCTCGAACAACGAGTTCCTGCAGGCCAGAGCCGTCGACACCGGTGTGCTCGAACCCGAGGTCGCAAAGCAGTACGGCTGCACCGGCCCGGTCGCCCGCGGCTCGGGCATCGACTACGACCTCCGGCGGGACGACCCCTACGGCTACTACGAGGAACTGGACTGGAACGTCGTCGTCCGGGACGGCTGTGACAACTACTCCCGGCTGCTGGTCCGGATGGAGGAGATCGCCGAATCGGGCAAGATCATCGAGCAGTGTATCGACCTGCTCGAAGAGTGGCCCGAGGACGACCGCGAGATTCAGAGCAACGTCCCGCGGACGATCAAGCCCGATCCCGACACCGAGATTTACCGGGCCGTCGAGGCCGCCAAGGGTGAACTCGGTATCTACATCCGCGCCGACGGCACCGACAAACCCGCCCGGTTCAAGATCCGCGGCCCCTCCTTCTCGAATCTCCAGTCCCTGCCCGAGTTCGGTTCGGGCGGCTACGTCGCCGACCTGATCGCCTCGCTGGGGAGTCTGGACACGATCATGGGAGAAGTCGATCGGTAA
- a CDS encoding cupin domain-containing protein, with protein sequence MPTVNEDDLDWESLERGETAFRRKRLADATDAEELGCSLYELPAGKKSWPYHYHTGNEEAIYVLAGEGQLRGADEQVALVAGDYAAFPAGEDGAHRIINDSDEPLRYLAFSTMNDPDIGVYPDSEKITLFGGSPPGGTGDRPLSGSYRREDAVDYWEGELGDEQ encoded by the coding sequence ATGCCGACCGTCAACGAGGACGATCTCGACTGGGAATCTCTGGAGCGCGGCGAGACGGCGTTCCGGCGCAAGCGACTGGCCGACGCCACTGACGCCGAGGAACTGGGCTGTAGCCTCTACGAACTCCCGGCGGGCAAGAAGTCGTGGCCGTACCACTACCACACCGGCAACGAGGAGGCAATCTACGTGCTCGCCGGCGAGGGCCAACTTCGTGGCGCCGACGAGCAAGTGGCTCTGGTGGCGGGCGATTACGCCGCGTTCCCGGCGGGCGAGGACGGCGCTCACAGGATCATCAACGATTCCGACGAGCCGCTCCGGTATCTGGCGTTCTCGACGATGAACGACCCCGACATCGGCGTCTACCCCGACTCCGAGAAGATCACGCTGTTCGGCGGGTCGCCACCGGGCGGGACTGGCGATCGTCCGCTCTCGGGATCGTACCGGCGCGAGGACGCCGTCGACTACTGGGAGGGCGAACTCGGCGACGAACAGTGA
- a CDS encoding AAA family ATPase — MSEQNGDGITLTVKGAQKRDAGRGVARLSDPARNELGVLSGDTVVIEGERVTATKVWPAGDDVPDDAVLIDADTRSNAGVSIGDTVSVRHGTLEEAVSVTLSPPASLANVDEDLIQRVATRTLHDRPVSEGEQVRLEQIADQPFSVESTTPHEPVRVSNHTVVRVDADAASGDAGTATSSDGSLADSGTAGGQSAGDTAASGGGSTGDADEPAVTPTGVSYEDIGGLDDELEQVREMIELPLDQPDLFRRLGVDPPKGVLLYGPPGTGKTLIAKAVANEVNAQFINVSGPEIMSKYKGESEERIREIFETASENAPTIIFFDEIDSIAGQRDDAGDVENRVVAQLLSLMDGLDSRGDVIVIGATNRVDAIDPALRRGGRFDREIEIGVPGAEGRREIFQVHTRGMPLAEDVSVDTLADRTHGFVGADVDALVSEAAMLALRRIRGEADDLAEADLEVTKADFDAAMAAVDPSAMREFVAETPEVGYDDVGGLDDAKQTLREAVEWPLAYDRLFAETNTAPPSGVLLYGPPGTGKTLLARALAGESDVNFVHVNGPELLDRYVGESEKAVREVFERARTSAPSIVFFDEIDAIAAKREDSHEVTERVVSQLLTELDGLVENPNLVVLAATNRKDAIDPALLRPGRLDTHVEVPQPDADGRRAIVEVHGRGKPFAEDVDLDALADDLEGYTGADLEAIVREASMLAIREMAEKLGPEEADERADEIEITGEHFERAVESVDPSPGAY, encoded by the coding sequence ATGAGCGAGCAGAACGGCGACGGAATCACGCTGACGGTAAAAGGGGCCCAGAAGCGCGACGCTGGACGCGGCGTCGCGCGGCTCTCGGATCCCGCCCGAAACGAACTGGGCGTACTCAGCGGCGACACCGTCGTCATCGAGGGCGAGCGCGTCACCGCGACGAAGGTCTGGCCCGCGGGCGACGACGTGCCCGACGACGCCGTGCTGATCGACGCCGACACGCGGTCCAACGCGGGCGTCAGCATCGGTGACACCGTCTCGGTTCGTCACGGAACACTGGAGGAGGCAGTTTCGGTGACGCTGTCGCCGCCGGCGTCGCTGGCCAACGTCGACGAAGACCTGATCCAGCGCGTCGCGACGCGGACGCTCCACGACAGGCCCGTCAGCGAGGGCGAGCAGGTCCGGTTGGAGCAGATCGCCGACCAGCCGTTCAGCGTCGAGTCGACCACGCCCCACGAACCGGTGCGCGTGAGCAACCACACCGTCGTTCGCGTCGACGCCGACGCGGCGTCCGGCGATGCCGGCACGGCAACATCGAGCGACGGGTCGTTGGCAGACAGCGGCACTGCTGGGGGGCAATCGGCGGGTGACACTGCGGCGTCAGGCGGTGGATCGACCGGCGACGCCGACGAACCGGCGGTGACGCCGACCGGCGTCAGCTACGAGGACATCGGCGGTCTCGACGACGAGCTCGAACAGGTCCGCGAGATGATCGAACTCCCGCTGGATCAGCCCGATCTGTTCCGGCGGCTCGGCGTCGACCCGCCCAAGGGCGTCCTGCTCTATGGCCCGCCCGGCACCGGCAAGACGCTGATCGCCAAGGCCGTCGCCAACGAGGTCAACGCCCAGTTCATCAACGTCTCCGGCCCGGAGATCATGTCGAAGTACAAGGGCGAAAGCGAAGAGCGCATCCGAGAGATCTTCGAGACGGCAAGCGAGAACGCCCCGACGATCATCTTCTTCGACGAGATCGACTCGATCGCGGGCCAGCGCGACGACGCCGGCGACGTGGAAAACCGCGTCGTCGCCCAGTTGCTCTCGCTGATGGACGGGCTCGACTCCCGGGGCGACGTGATCGTGATCGGCGCGACCAACCGCGTCGACGCCATCGACCCCGCCCTGCGCCGGGGCGGCCGGTTCGACCGCGAGATCGAGATCGGCGTCCCCGGGGCCGAGGGGCGCCGCGAGATCTTTCAGGTCCACACCCGCGGGATGCCGCTCGCGGAGGACGTGTCCGTCGACACGCTGGCCGACCGGACCCACGGCTTCGTCGGCGCCGACGTGGACGCGCTGGTCTCGGAGGCGGCGATGCTGGCGCTCCGGCGGATCCGCGGCGAGGCCGACGACCTCGCCGAGGCCGACCTCGAAGTGACGAAAGCCGACTTCGACGCCGCGATGGCCGCGGTCGACCCCTCCGCGATGCGCGAGTTCGTCGCCGAGACGCCCGAGGTCGGCTACGACGACGTAGGCGGGCTCGACGACGCCAAGCAAACCCTGCGCGAGGCCGTCGAGTGGCCGCTGGCGTACGATCGGCTCTTCGCCGAGACAAACACCGCCCCGCCCAGCGGCGTCCTGCTGTACGGACCCCCGGGCACCGGGAAGACGCTGCTGGCGCGGGCACTGGCCGGCGAGAGCGACGTGAACTTCGTCCACGTCAACGGCCCCGAGCTGCTCGATCGGTACGTCGGCGAGTCCGAGAAGGCCGTCCGCGAGGTGTTCGAGCGCGCCCGCACGTCGGCGCCGTCGATCGTCTTCTTCGACGAGATCGACGCCATCGCCGCCAAGCGCGAGGACAGCCACGAGGTGACCGAGCGCGTCGTCTCCCAACTGCTGACCGAGCTCGACGGACTCGTCGAGAACCCGAACCTCGTCGTGCTCGCGGCGACGAACCGCAAGGACGCCATCGACCCCGCGCTGCTCCGACCCGGCCGGCTCGACACGCACGTCGAGGTTCCCCAGCCGGACGCCGACGGACGCCGCGCGATCGTCGAAGTCCACGGCCGCGGGAAGCCGTTCGCCGAGGATGTCGATCTCGACGCGCTCGCGGACGATCTGGAGGGGTACACCGGCGCCGACCTCGAAGCGATCGTCCGCGAGGCGTCGATGCTGGCGATCCGCGAGATGGCCGAGAAACTGGGTCCCGAAGAGGCTGACGAGCGCGCCGACGAGATCGAAATCACGGGCGAGCACTTCGAGCGGGCCGTCGAGAGCGTCGATCCTTCGCCGGGCGCGTACTGA